A window from Listeria seeligeri serovar 1/2b str. SLCC3954 encodes these proteins:
- a CDS encoding G5 and 3D domain-containing protein has product MTMENSSNVAQSSKWKLPIMIAGFVIVVALVFYFVFEGTKNDITIVNAGEKIESRTHAKTVSAALDEAGIKVSEHDEIAPGKNAEIKDGMEIKYLPAREVTINDNGTKKNVWSTKENVSDLLKDENITTTPHDVLNVALDDKLKDGLEVNINRAIELSLQNGAKKDTVWTTKTSVGDLLTEKNIKLDKEDRVSPAKDSNLKEKMTVQVTYVDSKADKKKEQIKFNTVYKEDDSLNQGVEKVVQEGKTGEKIVEYKVTFENGKEKKRDVVKENVTSEKSDKVVVRGTKEKAVVSQIANAKPAKKATSSNTSSSTSSSAPSGGKTFTMESTAYSGGGTTATGINLSANPGMKVVAVDPSVIPLGSHVWVEGYGEAIAGDTGGAIKGNIVDVYFPNESSCYSWGRRTVTVKVLN; this is encoded by the coding sequence ATGACCATGGAAAACAGCAGTAACGTAGCCCAATCATCAAAATGGAAATTACCAATCATGATTGCAGGATTTGTTATTGTAGTAGCATTGGTTTTTTATTTCGTTTTCGAAGGAACTAAAAACGATATCACTATAGTAAACGCTGGTGAAAAAATTGAATCAAGAACACACGCTAAAACAGTTTCCGCAGCACTTGATGAAGCAGGAATTAAAGTAAGCGAACATGATGAGATTGCGCCAGGTAAAAATGCAGAAATTAAAGACGGTATGGAAATTAAATATCTTCCAGCCCGTGAAGTTACAATAAATGATAATGGCACAAAGAAAAATGTGTGGAGCACGAAAGAAAATGTTTCTGATTTACTTAAAGACGAAAACATCACAACAACCCCACATGATGTGCTAAACGTAGCATTAGATGATAAATTAAAAGATGGCCTTGAAGTTAATATTAACCGAGCTATCGAACTTTCCTTACAAAACGGAGCAAAAAAAGATACAGTTTGGACAACAAAAACTAGTGTTGGTGATTTGCTAACCGAGAAAAATATCAAACTAGACAAAGAAGACCGTGTGTCACCTGCGAAAGACAGTAACTTAAAGGAAAAAATGACCGTACAAGTTACATATGTTGATTCAAAAGCTGACAAGAAAAAAGAACAAATCAAATTTAATACAGTTTACAAAGAAGACGATAGCCTAAACCAAGGCGTTGAAAAAGTCGTACAAGAAGGTAAAACTGGTGAAAAAATTGTTGAGTATAAAGTAACATTTGAAAACGGCAAAGAGAAAAAACGCGATGTCGTTAAAGAAAATGTCACTTCTGAAAAATCTGATAAAGTAGTTGTTCGTGGTACAAAAGAAAAAGCTGTTGTATCACAAATAGCAAATGCAAAACCTGCTAAAAAAGCAACATCATCTAACACTTCTTCATCCACTTCATCGTCCGCTCCATCAGGTGGTAAAACATTCACGATGGAATCCACTGCCTATTCTGGTGGCGGAACTACAGCGACAGGAATTAACTTAAGTGCTAATCCTGGAATGAAAGTAGTTGCTGTTGACCCAAGTGTTATTCCACTGGGTTCGCACGTTTGGGTTGAAGGATACGGAGAAGCTATCGCCGGAGATACTGGCGGAGCTATCAAAGGAAATATCGTTGACGTTTATTTCCCAAATGAAAGTTCATGCTACTCTTGGGGTAGAAGAACTGTAACCGTAAAAGTGTTAAATTAA
- a CDS encoding TatD family hydrolase → MLFDTHVHLNDEAFDDDIEEVIKRAQENDVTRMAVVGFNKESIDRALKLAEKYDFISLIVGWHPTDAFSFTDEDLEWLRDLALTHPKVVALGEMGLDYHWDTSPKETQFEVFRKQIRLAKEVNLPIVIHNREATEDIIRILQEEHAEEVGGIMHCFGESVEVMEACLAMNFYISFGGTVTFKNAKLPKIAAQAIPIDRLLIETDAPYLAPTPNRGKRNEPGYVKLVAEKIAELKEMKYSEIATHSRDNAKRLFKIKD, encoded by the coding sequence TTGCTATTTGATACGCATGTACACCTTAATGACGAGGCTTTTGACGATGATATAGAAGAAGTAATAAAACGAGCACAAGAAAACGATGTAACTCGTATGGCTGTTGTCGGTTTTAATAAAGAAAGCATTGACCGAGCATTAAAGCTAGCAGAAAAATACGATTTTATTTCACTAATCGTCGGCTGGCACCCTACAGACGCATTTAGTTTTACCGACGAAGATTTAGAATGGTTACGCGATTTAGCCCTAACCCATCCAAAAGTAGTTGCTTTAGGCGAAATGGGACTTGATTATCATTGGGATACTTCACCGAAAGAAACACAATTTGAGGTTTTTCGAAAACAAATTCGTCTAGCCAAAGAAGTGAATTTACCGATAGTTATTCATAATCGTGAAGCGACCGAAGATATCATTCGGATTTTGCAAGAAGAGCACGCCGAAGAAGTAGGCGGAATTATGCATTGTTTTGGTGAATCAGTCGAAGTAATGGAAGCTTGCCTAGCGATGAATTTTTACATTTCATTCGGCGGAACCGTCACTTTCAAAAACGCCAAATTACCAAAAATTGCAGCCCAGGCTATACCAATTGACCGATTATTAATCGAAACTGACGCACCATATCTTGCCCCGACGCCAAATCGCGGAAAAAGAAACGAACCGGGATACGTCAAGTTAGTTGCCGAAAAAATAGCTGAATTGAAAGAAATGAAATATAGCGAAATCGCAACGCACTCAAGGGATAACGCAAAAAGGCTGTTTAAAATTAAAGATTAA
- the rnmV gene encoding ribonuclease M5, with product MSEKPIIHEFIVVEGRDDTTAINRSVIADTIETNGSALSQETIERIRHAQELRGVIIFTDPDFPGEKIRKQIDSAVPGCKHAFINRQDALPKAGRGLGVEHASSKNIQEALQHFHTSNERTEKELISKDILIHLGLLGGTGSKERREKLGNTLKIGYTNGKQLQTRLESFAISEAELVAACQKISQEEENE from the coding sequence ATGAGCGAAAAGCCTATTATACATGAGTTTATTGTCGTAGAAGGACGCGATGATACAACTGCCATTAATCGTTCTGTTATTGCAGATACCATCGAAACAAATGGGTCGGCACTTTCACAAGAAACTATTGAAAGAATTAGACATGCTCAAGAATTGCGCGGAGTCATTATTTTTACTGATCCAGATTTCCCAGGAGAAAAAATCAGAAAACAAATCGACTCAGCGGTTCCCGGTTGTAAGCATGCTTTTATTAATCGTCAAGATGCTTTACCAAAAGCTGGTCGAGGTCTTGGTGTGGAACATGCAAGCAGTAAAAATATCCAAGAAGCATTACAACATTTTCATACAAGTAATGAACGAACTGAAAAAGAACTGATTTCAAAAGATATTTTAATTCACTTAGGTCTGCTTGGTGGGACAGGGTCAAAAGAACGTAGAGAAAAACTCGGTAATACGCTTAAAATCGGCTACACTAACGGGAAACAACTACAAACGCGCCTTGAATCATTCGCAATTAGTGAAGCAGAGTTAGTAGCCGCGTGCCAAAAGATTAGCCAGGAGGAAGAGAATGAGTAA
- a CDS encoding glycoside hydrolase family 31 protein yields MDASTSFAILPSNVKEKTAFPHEINCVKTASWANNCLTGTLDTGYFSCYFVNEKIARVIVNPFSEVDLTASIAAIHDTAKQAAEFDETGDYYQLQFADKQIIIYKETFQIIMKQAGKVIFQTEGLAVNRNKEHQISIQSRPETAIFGLGEKTGGLNKAGSIISMWNTDVYSPHNKDTVEIYQSIPFMIADTEETTYGLFYDNSYRTEFDFQSYEDKYTILAEGGQANFYVIFGEDVKEVVASYTELTGKTPLPPKWSLGYHQSRYSYTSEEEVERIANTFKEKEIPLDCVFMDIHYMDDFRVFTFNPDTFPNGPELIARLREQNIDVVPIVDPGIKKDVNYPVYQEGIKHNYFCRKLEGEIYYGEVWPGISAFPDFLSTTVQNWWGNLHKFYTDLGIRGIWNDMNEPSVFNESKTMDLDVVHDLDGKNVTHKEAHNLYGLYMSKATFEGLKRLVPNERPFSLTRAGYAGVQRYSAVWTGDNRSHWEHLEMSLPMIMNLGLSGVAFTGADVGGFSSDCTKEMLIRWTQAGAFLPYFRNHCVQDSIYQEPWAFGLDAEKIVKKYIELRYAFLPYIYTEFQKTAETGLPIVRPLYTEFKDERDLIQVNDEFMLGENILVAPIVREGQVKRLVRLPKGTWFNYWTKEQLEGGDYIVADAPIDTMPIYIKAGTILPIGSSVQNTKETQSIALEIYLANGTALGYVYNDDGKSYEYQNGEFAKTGLTATLQNGEVQVKATHSGKVNLQLEITTIQVFGEKTNKITRAGI; encoded by the coding sequence ATGGACGCTTCCACAAGTTTTGCCATTTTACCATCTAATGTAAAAGAAAAAACCGCTTTTCCACACGAAATTAACTGTGTGAAAACGGCGAGTTGGGCGAATAATTGTTTAACAGGTACACTTGATACTGGTTATTTCAGTTGTTATTTTGTAAATGAAAAAATTGCTCGGGTAATCGTAAATCCATTTAGCGAAGTAGATTTGACTGCTTCAATAGCCGCAATTCACGATACAGCGAAACAAGCTGCCGAATTTGATGAAACAGGTGATTATTATCAGTTACAATTTGCCGATAAACAAATCATCATTTACAAAGAAACATTTCAAATCATTATGAAACAAGCAGGGAAAGTCATTTTTCAAACAGAGGGACTGGCAGTTAATCGAAATAAAGAGCATCAAATCTCCATTCAAAGCAGACCGGAAACAGCTATTTTCGGTCTGGGAGAAAAAACTGGCGGATTAAATAAGGCAGGGTCGATTATAAGTATGTGGAATACAGATGTTTATAGCCCACATAATAAAGACACAGTCGAAATATACCAATCCATTCCATTTATGATAGCTGATACAGAAGAAACGACATACGGATTATTCTATGACAACTCTTACCGTACCGAATTTGACTTCCAAAGTTATGAAGATAAGTACACGATTTTAGCAGAAGGCGGTCAAGCGAATTTTTATGTTATTTTTGGCGAGGACGTAAAAGAGGTAGTTGCGAGTTATACAGAATTAACAGGAAAAACCCCGCTTCCTCCAAAATGGTCATTAGGTTACCATCAATCAAGATATAGCTATACGTCAGAGGAAGAAGTAGAACGAATTGCCAACACATTTAAAGAAAAAGAAATTCCGCTTGATTGTGTTTTCATGGATATTCACTACATGGATGATTTCCGAGTATTCACGTTTAACCCAGATACGTTTCCAAACGGACCAGAATTAATCGCTCGACTTCGGGAACAAAATATTGATGTGGTTCCAATTGTTGATCCAGGAATAAAAAAAGACGTTAATTATCCTGTTTATCAAGAAGGAATCAAACATAATTATTTCTGTCGTAAGTTAGAAGGTGAAATTTATTATGGCGAAGTTTGGCCAGGTATCAGCGCTTTTCCGGATTTTCTAAGTACAACTGTTCAAAATTGGTGGGGAAACTTGCATAAGTTTTACACAGATTTAGGAATTCGTGGTATTTGGAATGATATGAACGAACCTTCCGTGTTTAATGAAAGTAAAACAATGGACTTAGACGTGGTACATGATTTGGACGGAAAAAACGTAACTCACAAAGAAGCGCATAACCTATATGGCTTGTATATGAGTAAGGCGACTTTTGAAGGATTAAAACGGTTAGTGCCAAATGAACGACCATTTTCACTTACTCGGGCAGGTTATGCAGGCGTGCAGCGGTATTCAGCCGTTTGGACAGGAGATAATCGTAGCCACTGGGAGCATTTAGAAATGTCGTTACCGATGATTATGAATTTAGGTTTATCCGGAGTTGCCTTCACTGGCGCAGACGTTGGCGGATTTTCCTCTGATTGTACAAAAGAAATGCTGATACGCTGGACGCAAGCAGGTGCATTTTTACCTTATTTTAGAAATCATTGTGTACAAGATAGTATTTATCAAGAACCATGGGCATTTGGATTAGACGCGGAGAAAATTGTGAAGAAATATATTGAACTTCGCTATGCTTTTTTACCATACATCTACACAGAATTTCAAAAAACAGCGGAAACAGGGCTGCCAATAGTTCGACCATTATATACCGAATTTAAAGATGAACGAGACTTAATTCAAGTAAATGACGAGTTTATGCTTGGTGAAAATATCCTCGTGGCTCCGATTGTGCGAGAAGGTCAGGTAAAACGCCTTGTTCGTTTACCAAAAGGAACATGGTTTAACTATTGGACAAAAGAACAATTAGAAGGTGGCGACTACATTGTCGCAGACGCACCAATTGACACCATGCCAATTTACATTAAAGCAGGAACAATTTTACCAATTGGAAGTAGCGTTCAAAATACAAAAGAAACCCAAAGTATTGCGCTTGAAATCTATTTAGCGAATGGCACGGCATTAGGGTACGTGTATAATGATGATGGTAAAAGTTACGAATACCAAAATGGTGAATTCGCCAAAACTGGACTAACAGCTACCTTGCAAAACGGCGAAGTACAAGTAAAAGCAACTCACAGCGGTAAAGTAAATCTACAGCTAGAAATTACTACAATTCAAGTTTTTGGCGAAAAAACAAACAAAATTACAAGGGCGGGAATCTAA
- a CDS encoding glycoside hydrolase family 13 protein — protein MKEKDWWKKSVVYQIYPKSFNDSNGDGVGDIQGIIEKLDYLKKLGVDVIWLSPVYDSPQDDNGYDIRDYQKIYEEYGDMATFDNLLQGLHDRDMKLVMDLVVNHTSDEHKWFEESRKSKDNPYRDYYFWREENEINNWGSIFSGPAWELDEKTGEYYLHLFSKKQPDLNWENPKLRQDVYNMMKFWLDKGIDGFRMDVINFISKNTDFPDGPVAEGQIYGDAGNDFCNGPRIHEFLREMNQEVTSNYDVMTVGEMPGASTTDAQIYTNPANKEVDMIFTFEHMNLDSDGDNKWDLKPIYLPELKENMSEWQVALQENGWNSLYWNNHDQPRIVSRFGNDNRFRVRSAKMLGTCLHMMKGTPYIYQGEEIGMTNVHFESLDEYRDIETLNMYKERKEQGHSHESIMESIYTKGRDNARTPYQWDNSPNAGFTTGTPWIKVNPRYTEINNEEALKNPDSIFYYYQNLIKLRKSTEIITTGNYRLLLPNDEAVFAYERYTNDEKLVVLCNFTEDEQIITDKNILNDIKEGTVLVNNVPNIIEGTLRPYEAIVYQVK, from the coding sequence ATGAAAGAAAAAGACTGGTGGAAAAAAAGCGTAGTATACCAAATTTATCCGAAGAGTTTTAATGACTCCAATGGGGATGGCGTTGGGGACATTCAAGGGATTATCGAGAAATTAGACTATCTAAAAAAACTAGGTGTAGATGTAATCTGGTTGTCGCCAGTTTATGACTCACCACAAGATGATAATGGATATGACATTCGCGATTACCAAAAAATCTATGAAGAATATGGCGATATGGCTACTTTCGATAATTTATTACAAGGCCTTCATGACCGCGATATGAAACTAGTAATGGATCTTGTTGTCAATCACACATCTGATGAGCACAAGTGGTTCGAGGAGTCTCGAAAATCAAAAGATAATCCTTACCGCGATTATTATTTCTGGCGTGAAGAAAACGAAATTAACAACTGGGGCTCGATTTTCAGTGGTCCTGCTTGGGAATTAGATGAAAAAACAGGCGAATATTACTTACATTTATTCTCCAAAAAACAACCTGATTTAAACTGGGAAAATCCAAAATTACGTCAAGATGTCTATAACATGATGAAATTCTGGCTAGATAAAGGGATTGATGGCTTCCGCATGGACGTAATCAATTTCATTTCTAAAAACACTGATTTCCCAGATGGCCCAGTTGCTGAAGGTCAAATTTATGGAGATGCTGGCAACGATTTTTGTAATGGTCCGCGGATTCACGAATTCTTGCGCGAAATGAATCAAGAAGTAACCTCTAATTACGATGTGATGACAGTTGGGGAAATGCCTGGCGCTAGTACAACAGACGCCCAAATCTACACCAACCCAGCTAATAAAGAAGTCGATATGATATTTACTTTTGAACATATGAACTTAGATTCAGACGGAGACAACAAATGGGACTTGAAACCAATCTACCTCCCAGAATTAAAAGAAAATATGTCTGAATGGCAAGTAGCGCTTCAAGAAAACGGTTGGAACAGCTTATACTGGAACAATCATGACCAACCACGTATCGTTTCCCGTTTTGGAAATGACAATCGTTTCCGAGTTCGTTCTGCAAAAATGCTTGGGACATGTCTGCACATGATGAAAGGAACGCCGTATATTTATCAAGGGGAAGAAATCGGCATGACAAATGTTCATTTTGAAAGCCTAGATGAATATCGTGATATCGAAACACTCAACATGTACAAAGAGCGAAAAGAGCAAGGACACAGCCATGAAAGCATTATGGAATCAATCTACACAAAAGGTCGTGACAACGCAAGAACACCTTACCAATGGGACAATAGCCCAAATGCAGGCTTCACAACAGGCACACCTTGGATTAAAGTGAACCCTCGTTATACTGAAATCAATAACGAAGAAGCGCTTAAAAATCCAGATTCCATTTTCTATTACTACCAAAACCTAATCAAATTACGCAAATCAACCGAAATCATCACAACAGGTAACTATCGCTTATTATTACCAAACGATGAAGCCGTATTTGCTTACGAACGCTACACAAATGATGAAAAATTAGTCGTTCTATGTAACTTTACTGAAGACGAACAAATTATTACGGACAAAAATATCTTAAATGACATTAAAGAAGGTACAGTATTAGTAAATAATGTTCCAAATATTATAGAAGGAACTTTACGACCATACGAAGCAATCGTTTATCAAGTGAAATAA
- the rsmA gene encoding 16S rRNA (adenine(1518)-N(6)/adenine(1519)-N(6))-dimethyltransferase RsmA — protein sequence MSKDIATPGKTTEILKKYGFLFKKSLGQNFLIDSNILTRITDTAEITKETNVIEIGPGIGALTEQLAKTANEVVAFEIDQRLLPILDDTLSAYNNVKVVHGDVLKADVEEVIASQFTKPELPLKIVANLPYYVTTPIILKLLHDNIPADSMTFMLQKEVADRISAVPSTKSYGSLTIAIQFYMEAELAFIVPKTVFMPQPNVDSAVIHLKRRKEPLAQVNDESFFFEVTRASFAQRRKTLWNNLASKFPELKARKDELVEGLNGIGIDLIRRGETLDIPEFAKLSNFLADFLAKK from the coding sequence ATGAGTAAAGATATAGCTACACCCGGAAAAACAACAGAAATCCTAAAAAAATACGGTTTCTTGTTTAAAAAAAGTTTAGGTCAAAACTTCTTAATTGATAGCAATATTTTGACACGGATTACAGATACTGCTGAAATCACAAAAGAAACCAACGTGATTGAAATCGGTCCTGGTATTGGTGCCCTAACAGAACAACTAGCCAAAACTGCAAATGAAGTAGTCGCGTTTGAAATTGATCAACGTTTGTTACCAATTTTAGATGATACGCTTAGTGCTTATAATAACGTTAAAGTTGTTCACGGAGACGTATTAAAAGCGGATGTTGAGGAAGTTATCGCCAGCCAATTTACTAAACCAGAACTACCGCTTAAAATTGTTGCCAACTTGCCATATTACGTGACAACTCCAATTATTTTAAAGTTACTGCATGATAATATTCCAGCAGATTCAATGACATTCATGTTGCAAAAGGAAGTAGCTGACCGAATTAGTGCAGTTCCTAGTACTAAAAGCTACGGAAGTTTAACAATCGCTATCCAATTTTATATGGAAGCTGAATTAGCTTTTATCGTTCCGAAAACAGTCTTTATGCCACAACCCAATGTAGATTCAGCGGTGATTCATTTGAAACGTCGCAAAGAACCACTAGCTCAAGTTAATGACGAATCGTTTTTCTTTGAAGTAACAAGAGCGTCATTTGCGCAAAGAAGAAAAACGCTTTGGAACAACTTAGCTTCCAAATTCCCGGAATTAAAAGCCCGTAAAGATGAATTAGTAGAGGGTTTAAATGGAATTGGTATAGACTTAATTCGTCGCGGGGAAACCTTAGATATCCCTGAATTCGCCAAATTAAGCAATTTTCTAGCCGATTTCTTAGCAAAAAAATAA
- a CDS encoding glycoside hydrolase family 31 protein encodes MSKFTKLMQGYLHLIEGKNEKIKPILTETTPELTKDSVLEAATWLWLSSKINHYNKEEVEPVITFLVENWNRPEQSVWGSPEKDIYLATISSVYSALLDVKNTFPKPELQQTITTIRDYCFNNLLKGDSILTGFNTRKVSTDQLLSVLPFGLFSPEDLVMVAAVGKMEQQLVQDDGVLPYAGAPTVSSFATAMMALYFLEKSDQDKALHYLNMAINLEDNDELGKVFIEINQVFRSMENEVTAHILHNPFGNENRYEKQLTERTPHHPETEMHFSAACEIISDVEAIQVELVLKEKDWTILCEKKDKNGVQIWEALVPPLEEVGEYTYYFQATLKNQAILTSEEYLVEPIWKHWSEEAAICETEQGLMVLFKENPASVIPVEFVINEEELVVRMKPTFTDKDVKTKPSGRMKKADLEITISNNPVRIEVRYKNNLILESHKIYPALQWYTDKTGTINKVKLHLDAPKEEEYYGFGERYNALGQRGNVLDCFVYNQYRDQGTRTYIPMPFYHTNRDYSVFVDTARYTSFDLGNQLADKHTITVEINGCDTDICLLMGDIQSAVASYVKKTGKPAMVPVWALGPWMSSNNWDRESIVRTEVETTQELQIPSTVVVLEQWSDEATYYMFNDAEYAEKAPSESYKYDEISFPSWGRWPNPKGMVDYVHENNMKLILWQIPIQKYLNRQQHPLKDREEAYMIEKGYVVKNSDGTPYRIPENWFTESLIMDFSNEEGKKWWFDKRQYLIDIGVDGFKTDGGEFVFGEGLQFADGRRGDEMRNLYPNDYIEAYYDFAQQNNGMTFSRAGYTGAQRFPAHWAGDERSTFDAFRRSLIAGLSAGFSGIPFWSFDFAGFNGDIPTAELFIRSAQMATFCPIMQYHAESKGEFNQDRTPWNIASRTGDETVIPIYRHFANVRMNILPYIYNESRKCVETGLPMMRALLLDYKEDPRVSDMYDQYLFGEAMLIAPVIEDGVRSREVYLPEGTWYDFWTGIKVNGPTLRKCKAEKEEIPVFIRGGKAILCNVDSSLQLGSWVGNSVEEYSTPLLKIYLDEDFTEEIIDHLSEKWLVEVTEHAEEIVVSVQTNTPNYEVEVIGATKKVQIKKGR; translated from the coding sequence ATGTCTAAATTCACAAAATTAATGCAGGGATACTTGCATTTAATAGAAGGAAAAAATGAAAAAATCAAACCAATTCTTACAGAAACAACACCGGAGCTAACAAAAGACTCTGTACTTGAAGCAGCAACTTGGCTGTGGTTAAGCAGCAAAATCAACCATTATAATAAGGAAGAAGTAGAGCCAGTCATTACTTTCTTAGTTGAAAATTGGAACCGCCCAGAACAATCAGTATGGGGGTCCCCGGAGAAAGATATTTATTTAGCAACCATTTCTAGCGTCTATTCTGCACTTTTAGATGTGAAAAATACTTTCCCAAAACCAGAACTACAACAAACAATTACAACAATTCGCGATTACTGTTTTAACAACTTGCTAAAAGGCGATAGTATTCTTACTGGCTTTAATACGAGGAAAGTTTCTACCGACCAATTGTTATCTGTGCTCCCATTCGGTCTTTTTTCACCAGAAGATTTAGTAATGGTAGCTGCAGTTGGGAAAATGGAACAACAATTAGTTCAAGATGATGGTGTTTTGCCGTATGCAGGTGCGCCAACAGTTAGTTCTTTTGCAACAGCAATGATGGCTCTTTACTTTTTAGAAAAAAGCGACCAAGACAAAGCGCTTCATTATTTAAATATGGCGATAAATTTGGAAGATAATGACGAACTTGGCAAAGTGTTTATTGAAATTAACCAAGTCTTTCGCTCAATGGAAAATGAAGTTACCGCACACATTTTACATAATCCATTTGGTAATGAAAATCGCTATGAAAAACAACTTACTGAACGTACGCCACATCATCCGGAAACAGAAATGCATTTTTCAGCGGCATGTGAGATAATTTCAGATGTAGAAGCCATCCAAGTCGAGCTTGTTTTAAAAGAAAAAGACTGGACAATATTGTGCGAGAAAAAAGACAAAAACGGTGTGCAAATTTGGGAAGCGCTCGTTCCACCGCTAGAAGAAGTTGGCGAGTATACGTATTATTTCCAAGCAACCTTGAAAAACCAAGCGATTTTGACATCAGAAGAATATTTAGTGGAACCAATCTGGAAACATTGGTCTGAAGAAGCTGCTATTTGCGAAACGGAACAAGGTTTAATGGTTCTGTTTAAAGAAAATCCTGCAAGTGTAATCCCAGTTGAATTTGTAATAAACGAAGAGGAACTTGTAGTGCGAATGAAACCTACATTTACCGACAAAGACGTAAAAACCAAACCATCTGGCCGAATGAAAAAAGCTGACTTGGAGATTACGATTTCGAACAATCCAGTACGGATAGAAGTTCGTTATAAAAACAATTTAATTCTCGAATCTCATAAAATCTATCCAGCGCTTCAATGGTATACAGATAAAACAGGAACAATTAATAAAGTAAAACTACATTTAGATGCACCAAAAGAAGAAGAATATTACGGATTTGGCGAAAGATACAATGCACTTGGTCAACGCGGAAATGTACTTGATTGCTTCGTTTACAATCAATATCGTGATCAAGGAACAAGAACTTATATTCCGATGCCGTTTTATCATACAAACAGAGATTACAGTGTGTTTGTTGATACAGCCCGCTATACTAGCTTTGATTTAGGAAACCAACTAGCAGATAAACACACCATTACGGTAGAAATAAATGGCTGTGATACAGATATTTGTCTGTTAATGGGAGATATCCAAAGTGCGGTTGCAAGTTATGTCAAGAAAACTGGCAAACCGGCTATGGTACCAGTTTGGGCGCTTGGTCCGTGGATGTCTAGTAATAACTGGGACCGTGAATCCATTGTAAGGACCGAAGTAGAAACAACTCAAGAGCTGCAAATTCCTTCGACGGTTGTAGTGTTAGAACAGTGGAGTGATGAAGCGACTTATTATATGTTTAATGATGCAGAATACGCCGAAAAAGCGCCTTCCGAATCATACAAATATGACGAAATCAGCTTCCCGTCGTGGGGAAGATGGCCAAATCCAAAAGGTATGGTTGATTACGTCCATGAAAATAATATGAAATTAATTTTATGGCAAATCCCAATCCAAAAATATCTCAACCGCCAACAACATCCATTAAAAGACCGCGAAGAAGCCTACATGATTGAAAAAGGCTATGTCGTGAAAAATTCGGACGGAACACCGTATCGTATTCCTGAAAATTGGTTTACAGAAAGTCTAATTATGGACTTTTCAAACGAAGAGGGGAAGAAATGGTGGTTTGATAAACGCCAATACTTAATTGACATTGGGGTAGATGGCTTTAAAACAGATGGTGGCGAATTTGTCTTCGGTGAAGGTTTGCAATTTGCTGACGGTAGACGTGGCGATGAAATGAGAAATCTTTATCCAAATGATTATATTGAGGCTTATTATGACTTCGCGCAACAAAACAATGGGATGACATTTAGTCGTGCTGGATATACAGGCGCGCAAAGATTCCCTGCTCATTGGGCGGGAGATGAACGCTCTACTTTTGACGCGTTTAGAAGGTCTTTAATTGCTGGATTATCAGCTGGATTTTCAGGTATTCCATTCTGGAGTTTTGATTTTGCTGGTTTCAATGGTGATATTCCAACAGCAGAACTATTTATCCGCTCAGCTCAAATGGCTACTTTCTGTCCAATCATGCAATATCATGCCGAAAGTAAAGGTGAATTTAACCAAGACCGCACACCGTGGAATATTGCTTCACGAACTGGGGATGAAACAGTTATCCCGATTTATCGTCATTTTGCTAATGTGAGAATGAATATTTTGCCTTATATTTATAACGAATCTAGAAAATGCGTGGAAACTGGCTTGCCAATGATGCGCGCGCTTTTACTTGATTATAAAGAAGATCCACGCGTTTCGGACATGTACGACCAATATTTATTTGGGGAAGCGATGCTGATTGCTCCGGTTATTGAAGACGGCGTTCGTTCTCGTGAAGTTTATTTACCAGAAGGAACTTGGTATGACTTCTGGACAGGAATCAAGGTGAATGGACCAACGCTGCGTAAATGCAAAGCTGAAAAAGAAGAAATTCCAGTATTTATCCGTGGTGGAAAAGCAATCCTGTGTAACGTGGATAGTTCGCTACAACTAGGCTCATGGGTTGGAAATTCCGTTGAAGAGTATTCAACACCACTATTAAAAATCTATTTAGATGAAGATTTCACAGAAGAAATCATTGACCATTTATCAGAGAAATGGTTAGTCGAAGTAACAGAACATGCTGAGGAAATAGTTGTTTCCGTACAAACCAATACACCAAATTATGAAGTTGAAGTGATTGGCGCAACGAAAAAAGTACAAATAAAGAAAGGAAGATAA